The DNA segment tatattatttgtttcatAAGGCAGGCTGTGCTACCCATAGATTTTATGTTGAATCAATAAAACAGAGACACTTTAGATCTTAAACTTATCAATTATGAAGAACTAAATGTTGAAAATATCTTCCTTTCCAGCCTTTGAATGCAGGGACAGCTGTACAACCTCCTCCTCATCTTCCTATAAAAGATATCAGTAAAGCTGTTAGTGATTCAACTTTAAATAAAGCTACAGAAAAACCTAAATCACTTAAAGAAACCACATCTAAAACTGCAccaattttacaaaataaaaatccaGAACCTGCCTCTGCTAAGGGATTACCAGAAAACATGTCAGAGGTCAATATTAATGGGAAACCAGTCAAGCTCAATGAACCTAAAATATCTCCATTAGTTGGAAGTTTCACTCCAATGACTTACCATTCTACTCCAAATAAAGATGGTATTCCACTTACAAAGACAATGGTCGACCAACACTTACATCCAAGTCGCCATTCTGAGGCTAAGAAAAAGATTGAGGTAAACACTGAAAACTGTAAGCAAAAATTGCTTGACACACCTACTAAAAGTGATAAAAGTGACTCTGGCTCAGAAATATTAGAGATGACTGACTCTACTAAGATTGTTAAAGGAAGCATAGGAACACTTACTGAAAAGAGTTGTTCTTCATTGGATAAAGTTTCGGGTGACGTTGAAATATGTAAAGATATTATCAGTGATTGTAAAGATAGTGGGAATATTGACAGTAATTCCACACCAAATATTTTTCACTTAGCAGAGCATGAAAAGGATAATTCAAGTAAAGTAGCATCTGTAACAACTGAAAAAGAGGATTTGAGTGAAACTAAACTTGTAACGCCAAATACTATAGTAGATAAATCTGATGATTCTAACATACCGTCGGAAAATCCACATCAAGAAATCCATAAAGTAACTGACACAGTAAAATCTATTGAAGGCAAAGTTACATCAGCTCCTGTTGCAGATAGCAAGACACCtggaaatgaaataatttgtAGTACGATGGACGACAAAAAGGCCACAGAAGTCAAGCCTGttgaaaataaagttgaagaaGATAGTGTGCCAAAGGAAAGTCAAGTTTTAATCATTGATGACAAAGACCAAACAGATAATATACCGGTATATCACGTAGACGGTGACTCTATGCAATTAACTGATGATATTGAAATAGTAAAGGATGACAGATCTGCACAGCAAAAGGCAATTGATATGGTGGTAAAAACATATGAtgagtttgtaaaaaatgCAGTAGCAGTTAGCAATGCAAAAAAATCTGGTAGTAAAGATGTAACATCCGAGACTAAAGAAGAAATGAACCCTGAGATTGCTACTGTTAATGTGAGCGAGACTAAAACAAACATAGATGCTCCTATACCAATTCCTGAACCAGCATCTTCAGAAAACATGAAAACTTCtgatataaaaaaggttgcaTCTAAAGATGAGCCCACACCATTGGCTACAAAGTCTTTGGACTCACTAGAACCTAAAAAAATTTATACTAATGAGAAAAATGAAGGTTCCTCATCCACAGGTGAATTACCTACTGTTACTGACTCTATAAAATCACATGATAGTTTGCCGAAACCATTGACCAAAGTTGATAAAGCCGTGGAAGGAACACAGAATGATATTGAATTAAAAGGAATTACAGATCCGAAAGCTATAACATCTGAGGAAATCGTAAGAAAGGCAGGTAATTCCATTAAATCAGAATTAAAAATGAAGTCCACAGAGAGTAATCTAATGGAACAAGCCAATCAAGTTATGAAGGAGATAGAAAACGAAACAAAAACCCAAACACCGGAAACCAAAACTGAAACATCGGAAACTAAAGTTGAAACATCGGGATTAAAAACCGAAACATCGGTATCCAAACCCGAAACATCGGAATCAAAAACCGAATCTTCGGCATCCAAAACCGAAACATCGCAATCAAAAACAGAAATATCGGTATCAAAAACCGAAACATCGGTATCTAAAACCGAAACATTggaatcaaaatcaaaaacacttatagcaaacaaaaaaacagtAGATATCCCAGATAATAAATCCCGTGGTAATAATACTACTTCTATCAAAACCGAAGCTAAAGTAACGCCAAAAGACATTCCGAATAAAAGTACTGTGAATGATgatttcattaataaatatgtgcaTAAGGGATTAAGTATGTGCATAAAGCAAAATGTTGAAAAACCAAAACTTATAGAATCTACTTTTAATGCATCGAGTATAACAGCTTTGAAAAACATAGCACCAACTATAACAAAGGTGTCACCACCATCTGTTAGTGAGTTGAGGAAAGATGATAAACCTGCTCTCCCCACTGAAAATAAAGATGTTATAAAAGAAATATCATCAGCTTTTGACAATAAGCCCAAGTCTCCTGTTACTGCAAACTCGTTAAACAACAATGCAGTTCCATTTGGAATGTGGACTGAAGTGAACAAGCAAGACTATCTAAACAAAATCAAGGAGACTAAAGTGACATCCAACAATACACATCAAATTAAACAGACAAACGATTTAAATAGACGCGACGTACTCAAGAAGATAGACAGTCAAAGACATCAGATAAATATCCTAGCTGCGGCTAAAACGCAGGCTGCCAAGACCCAAGAGTTGAACAAACAAAAGATTAAAAACGAAACAATGGcatttgtcaaaaaaaccacTGTTACCACTCAAGATCCTAAGCAGCCAGTCAAACCCGAACCTCCTAAAAAACAAGAACCAATGAAAGTTACGCCAAAACATTCAATAGTGCCAATATCACAACCGCTCGTCATACCTCCGCCGACTGATGAAGAACTGGCCAAGATCGAAGCTGCCAGCAAAGTGCCCTGCACTCAAACCCTCATCGATAAAACTATTGAGGACTACCTCATGGATAGAAGACCTCCAGTTAAATTTAACCTTGAAAGTGCTACAAGGCTTAATGCTATCAGAGAAAAGTCAAATGATAAAATAACCAGTACATACAGCACTTACCAAAAGTATGTCGCATCGAAGGATAAAAGTGCTTCTATTCTTAATGAtattgaaatgaaaatgaatgaGTTACATGGGGTGCCAATTGATCGACCGGCGCAAGAGTCGCCACAGAAATATAATGACGAATTCAAAAGTTCACACATTCGAACTGAGACACACTCGAAAGTGATGCCCATGCTACGAGTGAATAAAATTCCACCATTGGTTCCTTTCGCAAATAAAAATCCCATTAAAGGTAATGAATCTGAGGAACTCTCTGAAGAAGAAATAATAGAGCATGTGCCAGTAACGGGAGACATGGATTTGGAAAAGAAGAGTAATCTGCCTCGACCATACATGAAGGAAAAGACACCGGTCACTCAAACTGTCACTAGTGTTCAGCCACCGTTTAGTGCCAAAAAGGACAATGTTATAACTGAAAATGAATTCGACAAGTTTGCTCGACGCAACTCCATCACTTATGAAAACTGCATGACTGTGAACTTTGACTCCAACCAGCAGCATCAAGTAGTGCAGTCAGTGGTTGAAAAAGATCTTGATAATAAACATCCAAGGAGCTTGATCCACGGCGAAGTGAAGCCGAAACTACAGACAGTATCCAACGTTCAAGCCGCCAAACTACAAGCGAGCCAGTCGCGATACGCACCGCCCCATGCAGACGACACCTACAATAAATCCAAGGTTCAAATGGCTTACCACTCGGCCATGACAGCCAAGCATCACAAGGCATCCACCATAACGATGCCGGAAGATAAACCAGTTAAAGTAGTTTTCATAGACTCGAGTACTGAATTCGTGCCGAGTCAGTTGAATGTTCAAGGGCGAGATTTGTCTCCAGCTAAGAAGTACGCAGAAACGGATTCTACGGCACTCAGCTCTTGTGACTCTTTAGATTCAGATGTGTTGGACTCTGTGGACGAATCCAAATTACAAGACAGTACGAGGAAGTCCAAACACCAAAGAAAACAGGTTCTGACTCCCGTCGACGCCCCGGACATGGAGCTGATAGAGCCACTAGACCTCGGGCTGGAAGCGTCTCCTAAAAAGCGACGCAGGGTGGAGGATTACTACAGAAGCCACGAGGAGAAAAGTCCGAAAAGTTTCCCTAAAAAGAGCTATCTACTCGGCCGTTCGAGTATCCAACCGGAGACATTGCCGGAGAAAGCTCCTGTTTCTAGGAGCGAGAGCCACGCGGTGTCAGCTATTGACAGCCTGGTGAAGGCGGCCGAGCTACTGGAGACTCAGGCGGGGCGGAACAGTTCGATGACGAATACTAGTAGCGACTCGAGTGCGCAGACGCCGGCCaagcgcgggcgcgggcggcccCGCAAGCACCCGCTGCCCtcccccccgccccgcgccgcccccgccagCCCACTGAAGAAACCACGCCTAGAGAGGGAGAGACCCAAGCGCAAGCCCGCCACCAGCTCCGACGACTCCACCGACGACGAAATGGTGCGAGAGAACTGGACCATGGGCAAGATCAACGAGAACATCGTGTGCCCCATCTGCAGCAAGCTGTTCCGCTCGGAGAACGTGGTGTTCAAGCACGTGAAGCACTGCGCGGGCCCGTCCCCGAGCCGGTCCGCGTCCGACGGGCGCGGGACCAGCCAGTCCGACTCCGACAACGAGACGCTCGCCTCCAAGCAGAGCCACTCCTACAAGGAGCACAAGCCGGCCACGCCGCGTCCGGCCGAGTCGTCCGTCATCGTCATCGAGGACACGCCCGTCAAACCCAAAGCTTCCAGTGAGAAAGCACCGGCTAAACCACAGGAGAAACGAGCCAGCAAGCCGCAGAGCCAACACAACACCAACAACCTCACGTGCGAGACTTGCGGCAAGACGTTCCGCCAGCTCTCCTACTTGGTGAGCCACAAGATGCAGCACAAGAACGACGAGCCGAAGAAGCCCGAGAATCCGGTCGCTAACAAGACGTCGGTGTTCAGTTGCGACGTGTGCAAGAAAGAGTTCCGTAAGTTGCATCACCTGGTGCAGCACCGCATCATCCACAACCCGCCGGCCTTCCCCCGGCGAGGCAGCTCGACGGAGCAGCCggcccccgcccgccccgctgACCCCGCCCGCCCTACGCGGgaccccgcccgccccgccgaCGACCAGAGCGCCGCCTTCCGCTGCGAGCCCTGCGACAAGTCCTTCCGCAAACTACACCACCTGGTCGAACACCGCGAGACTCACGACGGCAAGAACAAGCAGAAGACTCCCCCCGCGGACAagcccgccccgcccccccCGGAGacactgccgccgccgccgccgcagtgCGATGTCTGCAAGAAGACGTTCAGAAAGCTGCACCATCTCATCGAACACAAGGAGCAGCACCACGAGGCCGGCTCGGAGAAGTCGGACGATAAAAGCGTGAAGAGCACTCTCTCTACTAAGGATATCATTCACGAATGCTCCCTCTGCTATATGGTGTTCCCTAATGAGCATTCGCTGAACAAACATTCAGTCTTTTGccaaaagaaaaagaaaccgGTTGCAACAAAACCAACTGAGCCAGAGCTTGATGATGCCACGAGCAGGGACAGTGCAGAGTCAGTAGAGAGCATTCCAGATGACGACGCTAAAGACGTGGCTAAAGTGGCGGAAGTAGAACCAGTCCACGTGGACACTAAAACTGTTGACAAGGCTCCTGAATCTCAATCCATAGCGCCGATCAAAACTACCGAAACCAAAATAGAAGAAAAGCAGCCAGAAATTAAAGAGACTCCCAAAGAATCTGTTCCAGAAAAACCTatagttgaaaataaattcACAAGGCCGGCTATTCCTCCCGTTGCACCTCCTAAAGAGCCTGAGACGAAGAAAGTCAAAACAGAGCCAGCACTACCCCCTCCTGTCAGCTCCATAAAACCTAAAAAGCCCGAAGTCATTGAAACAATAGTTATAAAAGATACCCCTAAGAAAAAGCTACCATTAAAAGATAGGACTGCTGCGACTGTGACTAAGAGGCAGAAAACGACGCAACTGCCCCTTCCCGTGATCGAAGAGAACAAACAATCGAGCGATGACGATGACGTGCGTTATATGCTCAACCCAGACTTCAAACAAGACGAGGAGGTGGAAGGAAAGACATTCATGAAAGTGAGGGCACTGAAGCGCAACTCTCTACAAATAGAACGCCCGAATTCCAAAGATCTGATCAAAAGGCGGACGTCCTTACAACACCCGCCGAAGGTTCCACGCTTGAGGGCTAAACTTGAAACGAAAGCCGGACAATCCATAAGCCAATTAATACCCAAAGCCGTACCCAAAACCCCTAAACCCGAAGTCAAAACTCCCAAACCCGAACCCAAAACCCCCAAACCCGAACCAGTGCCTTCCACAGACTCCGACGACAGCGACGTTAAATATTCGTTCCCTGTTGCGGAAAAGGCGCTGAAACCGGTCACTAAACAAGAAAAGAAACCGACCGCGGAAGTTGAGAAGAAAATGCCCAAGAAGAGTCTGACCGAGAGGAGAAAGTCTCTCGTGGGCATAGCCAAGCGGAAGTCCCTCGGGAAACCCGCCACGCCCCGGCACAAACTGAATCCAGTTAAAGAAGTAGTTCGAAAACGTAAGTTATACCCCActaattatttctttattatgtaagatgaaagaactaaaaactaaatagtcacttaataattattttaatatataataacaatacattctaataattatataaaagataataaaaatacatatataatattaggatacatataaaaaattataaaatataaaaacatataataatttattcactattcagtttattttttgacaaaatatttcagtttatAAAGTGTGTTCGATGGATactaagcatttttttatactgCATGAAACCATAGTCATCGCATCACTTATACCGACATTTTCACCGATAAACATAAATTCATTACTTACCAATTTATTGAACGTTCCAGGCACAACGGAGCCGGTGGGCCACCGCTGCGACTGCGGGCAGCTGTTCAACAGCGCGGCGCTGCTGTCGCGGCACACCTCGCTGGCGCACACCCCTCCGCgcgtccgccgccgccgctcgccCCCACCCCCGGTCGACAAACAACCCCGCAAGGCCACCAAGACACCGCCACGGAAACCCAGCGTCAAAACAGACGACAAAACCACCACCAAACACCCCGAAACTCGATTAAGCACCTCAGACAAAACCCCTAAAACTACTGGCAAGGACAAGCCCAAGACTGAAACCGCGACCAAGCCAAAGTCCTCGGTGAAAGCGAGGAAGAGCGCGGCCCACAGGGGGGTCCCCGTGCCAGAGAAAATGAGGAAACTCATGGAAAAGGAGAAGCTCAAGAAATGAGCTGCGCGTGAGTAGTGGTACTGGACGGAGACTAGCTCCGGACTTGACCTATGATCTATTGACATATTAGACTTAATACTCTCCGTTTGTACTGCAAAACAGTCATTGAAAATCATGCGGTAGGCAGGTACTGCCTATTGTATATTCGGTGTCTCTTCTCTAAACTTACAAGAAGCTAACTGATATCCTTTATATCTATGGCTATGTATTTGGCATAGCCACGCATTGGCTTTGTGATACTGACTCAAGCCCAAACCATTTACTCACTAACTGTTATACCCTCAACTATCTAGATGATGCTAGGTCTGTGTAGATCGTTAGAtcgaaacaaaacaaagttcACACAATAATGCAACATACGGACCATTCTTGTATCATAGAGAATATTTTTAcaagatattaaaaaaaacgttaacaccaaaatcaatatttttatctgaAAGAAACGTTATAATGTCTATATGTAAATTTATGATAGAAGGATATTTTGTCAATTTGTTTTTAAGATAAATGATGTaaggataataatttatgttataacTTAGTTATAAGCAGAAAactcgatattttttctttacaaaAGTGCAATTTATCTTGGTTTGCTATGTAACTATAAGATGCATAGTTTTGGACTTTAAACTTTTGTTGGATGAccaatttacaaaattattacaaaactgACCTTTCATGTTGGTTTGCTATCtgtgtacctaagtatattttttttaatttcataacttTATGGTTAAACTACATCTTTGAGGTACTTCCTGCCTTCTTCCAAAAACGATACATAAAATGATATTCAAAAAATGCAAATATATTTCTTCTGTAATCGAGATGATCCCTTGAACTACAGAAGGTGTTTTAGTATGTGGCTTTTGCCAGTCTCTAACGTCGTCGTGTGGACCCATATTCGAATCTTGTCTCAATGTCCGTTATTTATCATACTTGAAGTTATTTGTGTTGCACTGTTAACCCTagggatcataataaatatgtataaataatgagCTTAGTAGATACCATTACGCACCaccatttatttaaatattgatgGAATTGTCACATGGCTTAGAGCTTCCTTATCATTTAGATATGTTTTAGATTTCCttcatttttttaagttaagattaattatgaattgcaagaatatcattaaaattgttttagtatataaattttaatttataaaataagtttgCGAGAATACCTCGATTTGGATAAAATCGTAAGTTAAACCaaacaatacataataatgcacatcaatataattttgtttttttaataattttaatagttGACTAGGACCAAAATAAcgaagtatattatgtattaattattatgttgtttttaattttaattgaaattcTTTACTATGTATCTCGTGGCTAACATtttgtaaatgtaattaattaatgtcaAATTTACAATAGGTCGTCTCGTGAGATTTATGTTTTAGAAGCATTTAACAGTAAAGAAATATATGTAgataatcattatttttaatatgatGATACGGTTATTgggttataaataaaattgtattaaataaaataaattggtttTCATTACAATCACACTAAAAAAATAGTTACGTCAATAAATAAGCATTTATTAAtcaaatatacaatacattaaaacttaaacCTATCCTCTCTCACAAATTATATCAACAATGCTGGGATCCATGAGCTGCGGGTCGACACAGCGCAGGCGCGCGGACGCGAGTGCGTCGTCCAGCAGCGCAGCCAGCACGCGCTCGTCGCCCGCCAGCCGCTGCTGCAGGAAGTGCAAGTCCACCTGCAGCTGCTGCAGCCCGTGC comes from the Plutella xylostella chromosome 9, ilPluXylo3.1, whole genome shotgun sequence genome and includes:
- the LOC105386612 gene encoding titin, producing the protein MDRVTQLRAEPGGAQDADSSAASEAYLSANDSSKYFSLTEEDSSFVISPGKDVSLSSAAAAEKPAPDSDPLISDLSPINKKNDLLDSYKIGKHIEAANILSGGVDIFDDNDNSYDGNELVIDDNVGMDVDEKSNPEVKLVSKEEQAEDDSGLADGEAAIPSKDTEVVLQIDGKNVDAIDIGNGLYLYRREGAQEELAAVQIVDTDQQQPSFKFLKVRENAEGNLEVYEEIEIEVPKDVPLNAGTAVQPPPHLPIKDISKAVSDSTLNKATEKPKSLKETTSKTAPILQNKNPEPASAKGLPENMSEVNINGKPVKLNEPKISPLVGSFTPMTYHSTPNKDGIPLTKTMVDQHLHPSRHSEAKKKIEVNTENCKQKLLDTPTKSDKSDSGSEILEMTDSTKIVKGSIGTLTEKSCSSLDKVSGDVEICKDIISDCKDSGNIDSNSTPNIFHLAEHEKDNSSKVASVTTEKEDLSETKLVTPNTIVDKSDDSNIPSENPHQEIHKVTDTVKSIEGKVTSAPVADSKTPGNEIICSTMDDKKATEVKPVENKVEEDSVPKESQVLIIDDKDQTDNIPVYHVDGDSMQLTDDIEIVKDDRSAQQKAIDMVVKTYDEFVKNAVAVSNAKKSGSKDVTSETKEEMNPEIATVNVSETKTNIDAPIPIPEPASSENMKTSDIKKVASKDEPTPLATKSLDSLEPKKIYTNEKNEGSSSTGELPTVTDSIKSHDSLPKPLTKVDKAVEGTQNDIELKGITDPKAITSEEIVRKAGNSIKSELKMKSTESNLMEQANQVMKEIENETKTQTPETKTETSETKVETSGLKTETSVSKPETSESKTESSASKTETSQSKTEISVSKTETSVSKTETLESKSKTLIANKKTVDIPDNKSRGNNTTSIKTEAKVTPKDIPNKSTVNDDFINKYVHKGLSMCIKQNVEKPKLIESTFNASSITALKNIAPTITKVSPPSVSELRKDDKPALPTENKDVIKEISSAFDNKPKSPVTANSLNNNAVPFGMWTEVNKQDYLNKIKETKVTSNNTHQIKQTNDLNRRDVLKKIDSQRHQINILAAAKTQAAKTQELNKQKIKNETMAFVKKTTVTTQDPKQPVKPEPPKKQEPMKVTPKHSIVPISQPLVIPPPTDEELAKIEAASKVPCTQTLIDKTIEDYLMDRRPPVKFNLESATRLNAIREKSNDKITSTYSTYQKYVASKDKSASILNDIEMKMNELHGVPIDRPAQESPQKYNDEFKSSHIRTETHSKVMPMLRVNKIPPLVPFANKNPIKGNESEELSEEEIIEHVPVTGDMDLEKKSNLPRPYMKEKTPVTQTVTSVQPPFSAKKDNVITENEFDKFARRNSITYENCMTVNFDSNQQHQVVQSVVEKDLDNKHPRSLIHGEVKPKLQTVSNVQAAKLQASQSRYAPPHADDTYNKSKVQMAYHSAMTAKHHKASTITMPEDKPVKVVFIDSSTEFVPSQLNVQGRDLSPAKKYAETDSTALSSCDSLDSDVLDSVDESKLQDSTRKSKHQRKQVLTPVDAPDMELIEPLDLGLEASPKKRRRVEDYYRSHEEKSPKSFPKKSYLLGRSSIQPETLPEKAPVSRSESHAVSAIDSLVKAAELLETQAGRNSSMTNTSSDSSAQTPAKRGRGRPRKHPLPSPPPRAAPASPLKKPRLERERPKRKPATSSDDSTDDEMVRENWTMGKINENIVCPICSKLFRSENVVFKHVKHCAGPSPSRSASDGRGTSQSDSDNETLASKQSHSYKEHKPATPRPAESSVIVIEDTPVKPKASSEKAPAKPQEKRASKPQSQHNTNNLTCETCGKTFRQLSYLVSHKMQHKNDEPKKPENPVANKTSVFSCDVCKKEFRKLHHLVQHRIIHNPPAFPRRGSSTEQPAPARPADPARPTRDPARPADDQSAAFRCEPCDKSFRKLHHLVEHRETHDGKNKQKTPPADKPAPPPPETLPPPPPQCDVCKKTFRKLHHLIEHKEQHHEAGSEKSDDKSVKSTLSTKDIIHECSLCYMVFPNEHSLNKHSVFCQKKKKPVATKPTEPELDDATSRDSAESVESIPDDDAKDVAKVAEVEPVHVDTKTVDKAPESQSIAPIKTTETKIEEKQPEIKETPKESVPEKPIVENKFTRPAIPPVAPPKEPETKKVKTEPALPPPVSSIKPKKPEVIETIVIKDTPKKKLPLKDRTAATVTKRQKTTQLPLPVIEENKQSSDDDDVRYMLNPDFKQDEEVEGKTFMKVRALKRNSLQIERPNSKDLIKRRTSLQHPPKVPRLRAKLETKAGQSISQLIPKAVPKTPKPEVKTPKPEPKTPKPEPVPSTDSDDSDVKYSFPVAEKALKPVTKQEKKPTAEVEKKMPKKSLTERRKSLVGIAKRKSLGKPATPRHKLNPVKEVVRKRTTEPVGHRCDCGQLFNSAALLSRHTSLAHTPPRVRRRRSPPPPVDKQPRKATKTPPRKPSVKTDDKTTTKHPETRLSTSDKTPKTTGKDKPKTETATKPKSSVKARKSAAHRGVPVPEKMRKLMEKEKLKK